In Nilaparvata lugens isolate BPH chromosome 5, ASM1435652v1, whole genome shotgun sequence, the following proteins share a genomic window:
- the LOC120351663 gene encoding ABC transporter G family member 23-like — MEPSSMESEIMLNNNSEDVGPQPIVKFRNAYKRYGRTAVILRGLNMTIPTGTIYGLLGPSGCGKTTLLSCIIGRRKLDSGTLFVDVKSKVDMGYMPQEVSLYEEFQIHEVFRYFGLLTNQTEDYIKHREKELAELLDLPPTNRLVCNLSGGQQRRVSMAVALFHNPKFLILDEPTVGLDPLLCESIWKYFIHITDVEHKTIIITTHYIEEARNSHTMIQGFTCCAFRLDYERWDSANREKSPPTHGDEQLFKSGGGISQIKPETRGHSIR; from the exons ATGGAGCCCTCCAGCATGGAAAGTGAAATAATGTTAAATAACAATTCTGAAGATGTTGGTCCACAGCCAATTGTGAAGTTCAGAAATGCTTACAAGAGGTATGGCCGGACAGCTGTTATACTGCGTGGACTTAATATGACAATACCGACGGGCACTAT aTATGGTCTGTTGGGACCTAGCGGATGCGGTAAAACAACACTGCTCAGCTGCATAATCGGCAGAAGAAAACTTGACAGTGGAACTTTGTTTGTTGATGTAAAGTCCAAAGTGGATATGGGCTATATGCCACAG gaaGTATCACTGTACGAGGAGTTCCAAATTCACGAGGTTTTCCGATACTTTGGACTTTTGACTAACCAAACTGAAGACTACATCAAGCACCGTGAGAAAGAACTTGCAGAGCTTTTAGATCTTCCTCCAACAAACAGACTTGTCTGTAACTTGAG CGGTGGACAGCAAAGAAGGGTTTCAATGGCAGTAGCTTTGTTTCACAACCCAAAGTTCCTTATCCTAGATGAGCCCACTGTAGGACTGGATCCACTCTTATGTGAAAG catatggaaatattttatacaTATAACGGATGTGGAACACAAAACAATTATCATTACAACCCATTATATTGAAGAAGCGAGAAATTCACATACT ATGATTCAAGGATTCACTTGTTGTGCTTTCAGATTGGATTATGAGAGGTGGGATTCTGCTAACAGAGAGAAGTCCCCTCCAACTCATGGAGATGAACAACTGTTCAAGTCTGGAGGAGGCATTTCTCAAATTAAGCCAGAAACAAGAGGACATTCCATCAGATAG